The sequence below is a genomic window from Lolium perenne isolate Kyuss_39 chromosome 7, Kyuss_2.0, whole genome shotgun sequence.
CTGTTTGCCCTCCATTTTCAGCATAAACCAATATCCTAGTGCCACAAATATTACCTCCGCACAAAATATCGCTGATAGAAATCCATAGAAGTACCAGTACTGTGGTCCACTCTTACTGCTCTTGGGTTCATCTGGAAAATTTGCAGTGAAATATTTGTTCATTGCACTACAGTTAGGAACATATGTAAGACCAAAAGGCTGCGAGTGAGGAATTGAGGACGTTGGCACTTGTAATGTCTTCGGAAGCTTGAGATAGATAGAACCAGATAAATCCGGTCTGCTTACACCACCAACAAGGGACGACTTTGGATAGCAAGTTCCATCTCCTTGCCAGTATGAGAAACCTTTGCAATTGCAGTCATTCAAGCACATCTTCTTGCAATCATGAAAGGAAACAATACGTTTACTTTGATCATAACCTATAAAGTCAGTGGTCGGTAGTTTCACAAACTTCATCTCCTGCCCATCGCAACTGAGGTTGAACTTTGGCCGACAACCTTTTCTCCGGTCACTTTGGTCGATGATCTCATGTCCTGGGGCACATGCACAAGCAGGTATAGGTGTATACACACATATTCCATTCATACCACACAAACCATGTACAAAGCAGGTCGGAAATGCTATCCACGTGACTGCCCATTTTCGCTTTTCCCTACTTAGACTGTATAATCTAAGGTTTCCATCATAATCCAATGTTAGCCTCCTCATAACCCCTAGACCCCAATCGGCAGCCTTAAAAGTTAAATTGTCACTTCCAAGAAAATATCCCCAGTTATCAAGGAACCCAAATGTGGTGGTACTAAATGGGTATCTTTTCTTTGCCCATGTATTGATATCGGGCTTTGGCCAATAGATAAAAGAGAGATCCTTCTGATCATCAAACAGTGTGAGTAAATGTTCATCATCAAAATGGAAACTGTAATGCCCAGGAACTAGTAACCTATCAGCAGATACCAACTTTGTAGCAGCAGTAATGTTCTGATTGGGTAGCAATGTATCGGTAGGTGAATCAAAGCTTTGCCATAGAATGATATCACCTTGGCCCATCACGATGAGGTTTCCTGTGTCCAACAACTGAGCTTGTTTGGCATTTGATGAAGAGTTCACACCATTCTCCCACACGAGCTGGCCATCGTAATCTTCTACAACCATTCGGCCATCCTTGTGTAGCATCACTTGGGATCCCAAGGAGTACACGGGGTGGAGGTGATTTGCGCTCCAGACGACAGTCTTTTCAGCTGTGTTGGAGAACCAAATAGAGAAGACAAATGCATTATGGGAAACGTTATTGAAGCCGCAGGTGAAAGTACCATCTGGTGAATGGAGCATGTCGGAGCTATCCTCTACGGATAGAGAGGAGCCTGGCAAGAGGAATTCGCGAGCAGAGATGCGCAAAAGCAGATGGATCGAAGTTAGTAGGAGCAGAGAGGTAGAGCGTGCATCCATATTTGCTGCAGACTTGAGGCACTCGAGTTGATCTTTAGAATGATCTTAAATGGACTCTATTATAGGAGCAGCCAGTTCCTAGAACATTGTTAGGTGCTCGTCTTTTCTTGAGTGATTGTTTGCTCTGTTTCGTCAATGCTTCAGTGGATAGTTAGCTGTAAAGTCTTTGCACTGCAGAACCGTCTCTTATCTCAGATGGCTGACGTATACTCCTGTCCAGGTTCCAAGCCTCCAAGGCATCGTTCAGTCAGGGCCACTTCCACTCATGCAGCGGATAAGTGAAAAGGAAAAACTTAATTATTTCAACTGCGTAGTCGGAACGATATGCATGAGCAATTAATTTTCTATGTCCTCACAGAAGCTGCCAGGCCCAAAATTTTCTCGGGAACAAACTAGTCAACCCTGCAGCATGGATTTGACTGTTGCACATAGTCTTCTCCCAACAGTAGCTTCTTATCCCTGTCGGTAACCTGTTCTATTCAGTCAGCAGTTTAACTATTTTGTGAGGTGTTCTTCTCAAGTTGCAGTGTTGTAGAATTGTCTATTGCCCCTTGTTTCAGGATTTCAGCTGGCTGATGTGTAGTCCTGAAATAAAGCTTCAGGAGTAAGACTCGAGCCAGTGGCGTTTCGCTCAATCATCAATCACCCAGCGGTGGCGTCCAATTTGTATCCACCGTGAACTTTCTTTTCAGTTATCTTTTGGTAACTGGTTGCATGGTACTAATGGTATAAAGCTAAGGGCCCAGGTCTTGTGCGGCGGATCTTTGTTGCTTGCTGGTTGGTATTGCTTATTAGTTGTAGAAATGATGCAGTTTTGACAAGAGAAACACTTCTCCGCTTCAGCATGTATACTCATGGACACAACGGCGGTTGAGAATGTGCAACTGGACAGGGTGGCCAAAGCAGTGTTTACCCAGCACACGTGGATGGCAGTCTAGGCTTCAGATCGATTCTCCTTGGTAGTTTTTTCCTTGCTCTTTGGGGCCATTTTATTACTCTTTTGTATCACCTCTGCTCCGGTGCTCCTCACCTAGAAATTTTTTGGGCGTCTCAAACATTACAACGGTGGAGATCTTCCCATACCTGTTCGTAAGCGGAGTACGTTCGTAATTTCAGTGTAGGTCCACCGTCCGTATAGCCATGTACGGCCCGTACGGCTCCCGTTGTATTGTACCTCGTTTTTGTATGTATCTACAATCACGTGCGTGTGCCGAAATAGAAAGATCCTATAAAGATTTTGCTCATGTGACCTTTTTTTTTCTTACGCGACGTACATATACCGTATTAATATAGACGGGTATACATGGGCTGGATATGGGCTTTGGTGGACTCAACACAGGAAAAAAAAAACTATAATCTTTCAACTTTGTTCTGAGCAGCCCTCCTTTTGTATTGGTATTTTGGATCAGTTAAATGCAGCAGTTAAATTAATAAAAGCCTCCCATCGTCGAACAAAAGTGAAATGAAATCTTAATTATTTCAGCAGTGTGGTGACAGTGGCATGGATGACTAATTGGTTGGCCAGTTCCTACACTGGTCGTTGGCGAGATCCCAATTAGCATCGGTAGACAGATAATCCTCGCGCTTGTTCAAAAGAAACTG
It includes:
- the LOC127313511 gene encoding putative receptor protein kinase ZmPK1 encodes the protein MDARSTSLLLLTSIHLLLRISAREFLLPGSSLSVEDSSDMLHSPDGTFTCGFNNVSHNAFVFSIWFSNTAEKTVVWSANHLHPVYSLGSQVMLHKDGRMVVEDYDGQLVWENGVNSSSNAKQAQLLDTGNLIVMGQGDIILWQSFDSPTDTLLPNQNITAATKLVSADRLLVPGHYSFHFDDEHLLTLFDDQKDLSFIYWPKPDINTWAKKRYPFSTTTFGFLDNWGYFLGSDNLTFKAADWGLGVMRRLTLDYDGNLRLYSLSREKRKWAVTWIAFPTCFVHGLCGMNGICVYTPIPACACAPGHEIIDQSDRRKGCRPKFNLSCDGQEMKFVKLPTTDFIGYDQSKRIVSFHDCKKMCLNDCNCKGFSYWQGDGTCYPKSSLVGGVSRPDLSGSIYLKLPKTLQVPTSSIPHSQPFGLTYVPNCSAMNKYFTANFPDEPKSSKSGPQYWYFYGFLSAIFCAEVIFVALGYWFMLKMEGKQLTGVWPAEVGYEMITNHFRRYTYKELQRATRKFKDQIGRGASGLVYKGVLKDKRAVAVKRLEDINQGEEEFQHELSVIGRIYHMNLARVWGFCSDGPHRILVLEYVENGSLDKILFSSKGSQTLLEWNERFKIALGVAKGLAYLHHECLEWVIHCDLKPENILLDENMEPKITDFGLAKLMNRGGSNKNVSRIHGTRGYIAPEWVSSHPITAKIDVYSFGVVLLELLKGARVSDWTSNADEEVEMVLQRVIRMLAENLKLEGSKQLWIADFIDSRLNSQFNSLQAIMMVKLAISCVEEDSRKRPTMENVVQMLLSVDEVVA